The following proteins are co-located in the Mycolicibacterium goodii genome:
- a CDS encoding ABC transporter permease, translating to MTTVLPQRAAADPQPSRRRTSAPSPGRRRVILHALQGGIVISALAAWELGARSGAISSFLFGSPSGVWNVLHKRAVSGELWTDIGVTSSEVILGFLVGAVGGSALGLLLWYSQFVADLTAPFIAAIGSIPVLAVAPLTIIWFGTEMTSKVVIVAFSCVVVSLTTSYSGARRTDPDLVNLMKSFGATRSQIFRKLVVPSAMSWVVSGLKLNIGFALVGAIVGEYISSDAGVGHMILRGSSNFTITLVIAGISIVMVMVLVFNLFVAGLERTLGRHQKS from the coding sequence ATGACGACCGTACTGCCTCAGCGAGCCGCCGCCGACCCGCAGCCCAGCCGACGCCGCACCTCGGCACCCTCACCGGGCAGAAGGCGGGTCATTCTCCATGCCCTTCAGGGCGGGATCGTGATATCTGCCCTGGCCGCCTGGGAATTGGGCGCGCGAAGCGGAGCCATCAGCTCCTTTCTGTTCGGTAGCCCCAGCGGAGTATGGAACGTGCTGCACAAGCGTGCCGTCTCCGGTGAATTGTGGACCGACATCGGCGTGACGAGTTCCGAAGTCATACTTGGGTTTCTGGTCGGCGCTGTCGGCGGCTCCGCGTTGGGGCTGCTGCTGTGGTACTCACAGTTCGTCGCCGATCTCACGGCTCCGTTCATCGCGGCAATCGGCTCGATCCCGGTGTTGGCCGTAGCACCTCTGACGATCATCTGGTTCGGCACGGAGATGACGTCCAAAGTGGTGATCGTCGCATTCTCCTGCGTGGTCGTATCCCTGACCACGTCGTACAGCGGCGCTCGCCGGACCGACCCCGACCTGGTCAATCTGATGAAGTCCTTCGGGGCCACTCGGTCGCAGATCTTCCGCAAGCTCGTCGTGCCCTCGGCGATGTCCTGGGTGGTTTCCGGCCTGAAACTCAACATCGGCTTCGCCCTTGTCGGAGCGATCGTCGGCGAATACATCAGTTCCGACGCCGGCGTGGGACACATGATCCTTCGCGGCAGTTCGAACTTCACCATCACGCTCGTCATCGCAGGCATCTCGATCGTGATGGTCATGGTGCTCGTTTTCAACCTTTTCGTCGCCGGGCTCGAGCGCACCCTCGGCCGCCATCAGAAGTCCTGA